DNA from Selenomonadales bacterium:
AAGACCGCCGACACTGCGGTGACCTTTGAGGCCGCCGAGGCCTGCTGCTTTCGATTCTGCGACGAACTGTTTTTCGAGTTCTTCGCTCGGAAGGCGGAACGTCACGTTCATGCGGGAACGGCTGTCAGCCTGTGCATGACCGCGGAAGAAGCCGTTCGATGCATCGATGACATCATAGATGAGTTTTGCTTTCTGTTCGTTGCGTTTCTGTGCGCCTTCAAGACCGCCGTTAGCTTTGAGCCACTGGAGGACGAGATTGACGATGTATACGCTGAACGAAGGCGGCGTGTTGTAGAGCGAGTTTTTCTTAGCGTGCGTCTGGTAACGGAGCATCGTCGGGATGTTCGCATTGACAGGAGCGGCTTCGAGAAGCTCACGGCGAGCAACAACGACCGTTACACCGGACGGACCGAGGTTTTTCTGTGCGCCTGCGTAGATAAGCGAGAATTTGGAAGCGTCGAACGGACGGCTGAGCATATCGGACGACATGTCAGCGAAGAGCGGAACATCACCGAAAGACGGAAGTTCCTGCCACTGCGTACCGAAGATCGTGTTGTTCGACGTGATATGTACGTATGCCGCGTTGTCGGAGAGCTTGATCTCATCCATCGTCGGGATGCGGACATAGTTGCCGTCTTCCGTCGTAGCCGCAACGTGCGTCTG
Protein-coding regions in this window:
- the serC gene encoding 3-phosphoserine/phosphohydroxythreonine transaminase, which codes for DEVNNQAEATMKELLGLGDDYQVLFLQGGASTQFAMMPLNFLGEGKVANYILTGAWSEKALKEAKMIGQTHVAATTEDGNYVRIPTMDEIKLSDNAAYVHITSNNTIFGTQWQELPSFGDVPLFADMSSDMLSRPFDASKFSLIYAGAQKNLGPSGVTVVVARRELLEAAPVNANIPTMLRYQTHAKKNSLYNTPPSFSVYIVNLVLQWLKANGGLEGAQKRNEQKAKLIYDVIDASNGFFRGHAQADSRSRMNVTFRLPSEELEKQFVAESKAAGLGGLKGHRSVGGLRASIYNAMPLEGAQALADFMEDFMKKNG